In a genomic window of Myotis daubentonii chromosome 18, mMyoDau2.1, whole genome shotgun sequence:
- the LOC132221118 gene encoding splicing factor 3A subunit 2-like codes for MGPQSQSLSCPPRCVTVNTSLAQQGIKGGQAQSISYRLALPHFRSSCELGCTSSPECLSRSRSSASPLFSSAASHPPSAAPHLSSAAPHLSSAAPHPSSAAPHLSSAAPHPSSAAPHLSSAAPHPSSAAPHPSSAAPHPSSAAPHPSSAALHPSSAAHHLSSAAPHPSSAAPHPSSAAPHPSSAALHPSSAALHPSSAAPHPSSAALHLSSAAPHPSSAAHHPSSAAPHPSSADSHASSARCTGRNKPGHVTRGQDPGKAESKESTPSFNRQMPAILTLTRKKAAPGWQLPPSLPLINWQLQFPYQTRIWS; via the exons ATGGGCCCACAGTCTCAGAGCTTGTCATGTCCTCCTCGATGCGTGACTGTCAACACCAGCCTGGCCCAGCAGG GTATAAAAGGTGGACAGGCTCAGAGCATCTCATACCGCTTGGCACTGCCACACTTCAGAAGCTCCTGTGAACTTGG TTGCACATCCAGCCCAGAATGTCtcagcagaagcagaagcagtgcTTCCCCCCTATTCAGCAGTGCTGCGTCCCACCCACcaagtgctgccccccacctcagcagtgctgccccccacctcagcagtgctgccccccacccatccagtgctgccccccacctcagcagtgctgccccccacccatccagtgctgccccccacctcagcagtgctgccccccacccatccagtgctgccccccacccaagcagtgctgccccccacccaagcagtgctgccccccacccaagcAGTGCTGCCCTCCACCCAAGCAGTGCTGCCCACCACCTAagcagtgctgccccccacccatccagtgctgccccccacccaagcagtgctgccccccacccaagcAGTGCTGCCCTCCACCCAAGCAGTGCTGCCCTCCACCCAagcagtgctgccccccacccaagcAGTGCTGCCCTCCACCTCagcagtgctgccccccacccaagcAGTGCTGCCCACCACCCAagcagtgctgccccccacccaagcAGTGCTGACTCCCACGCCAGCAGTGCCAGATGTACAGGTAGAAATAAGCCTGGACATGTGACCAGAGGCCAAGACCCAGGAAAAGCAGAGAGCAAGGAGTCAACCCCTTCCTTCAACCGCCAGATGCCAGCCATACTCACCCTCACCAGGAAGAAGGCAGCACCAGGATGGCAGCTTCCTCCATCTCTACCACTTATTAACTGGCAGCTGCAATTTCCATATCAGACAAGGATCTGGTCCTAA